In a single window of the Nitrospira sp. MA-1 genome:
- a CDS encoding Na+/H+ antiporter subunit E — MKSSYPKQFIANTLALFSVWLVLSGKYDNFHLVLGFMASCGVAWLNTGFPHSPFHNFPWARVVLYSPWLFLRIVESSLHLTKLILNPSLPISPRLITYQSHLKHKGAIVLLGNSVTLTPGTITVEANGNTLLVHAIDGTAAKDLTTGRMERKLAWVFQEDTNH; from the coding sequence ATGAAGTCTTCTTATCCGAAACAGTTTATCGCTAACACCTTGGCCCTTTTTAGTGTCTGGCTTGTGTTATCGGGGAAGTACGACAATTTTCACCTCGTACTTGGATTCATGGCATCTTGTGGAGTGGCGTGGTTAAACACGGGATTCCCTCATTCTCCCTTCCATAATTTCCCATGGGCTCGTGTGGTTCTGTACAGCCCCTGGCTCTTTCTTCGTATTGTTGAGAGTAGTCTGCACTTGACGAAACTCATTCTCAATCCCTCATTACCCATTAGTCCCAGACTCATTACCTATCAGTCTCATTTAAAGCATAAGGGTGCCATTGTCCTGCTTGGAAATTCTGTGACCTTGACGCCTGGCACCATTACCGTTGAAGCCAACGGCAATACGCTTCTGGTGCATGCGATAGATGGGACAGCAGCAAAGGACCTCACGACAGGCCGGATGGAGCGTAAACTCGCCTGGGTCTTTCAGGAAGATACGAATCACTGA